The Antechinus flavipes isolate AdamAnt ecotype Samford, QLD, Australia chromosome X, AdamAnt_v2, whole genome shotgun sequence DNA window GAGGAAACAAGGCTAACACAGCTGAGTTACCATATCTCTCCCTTACTGAAGATGTTCTATATTACTAGTTAGATCAATTGCAACTTCTGAAGTTGGGTATTTAGAGGTCTTCATAGCCTGCCAGGTTTCCACCTATATTTTGATCTGTTTTATAAAATCACTCTCCTGCATGTAGCCCGTGATTCAGTCAGACTGACCTACATGTAGTTCTCCATTCATGATATTCAATCTGCTATTTCCTCGCTTTTGCACAGGCTGTCCTTGTTCAAAATATCATCCCTCCTCATTTGCATCTCTTGAAATTCTCATGTTCTTTCAAAGCCCAGCTTAATTTCATCTTCTACTTGAGGCATATATCATTAATCTACaatcatatatacatgcatatgtgcgtgtataggtttgttttgttttatataccctatttgtggggttttgtgaccctatttggggttttcttggctaagatattggagtagtttgctatttctttctctagctcattttccagatgaggaaactgaggcaaagaaggttaagtgatttgcctagggtcacccacTTAGTGAGTgttgtctgaggccatatttgaacttagaaagctgagtcttcctgacttcaggtccagcgaTCTCTGTACTGGACCAcctacttatatgtatatatttatatatctatatctctctattaCTAATAAATGACTGTTGATTGATGATTGTATATGGATTGTCTAAGGCCTGATAGCtggtagaaagaaggaaggatcaagcatttatgtagcacctactatgtgtaagatGCTATGCtgatcactttacaaatattctctcatttgatcctcatcataACACTCAGAGATAGGTGACATTATTATTCTCagttttacatttgaggaaactgaggcaaatagtgacttgcccagggtcactcagctagtaagtctAACAGTTCACttagtgtctgaggttaaatctgaatttggatcttcctgattccaggtccatcTTCCTAGTCATTACACCATTTAGTTGTTTATAGGTAGCCAAGCTGGTTGGCAAAGTGGATACCCCCAGCTGCTGACTCATAATTTAGCCTGTttctaatatttttgaaaattaaaataaaatgcattcaCTGTTGGAAATGTAGTTATAGTATAGAACTATAAAAGTATattaatatttccaaattttcagAAAATAGGTCACATaaaaactaatgggaaaaaatacatgaTAACCAGAAATAAGGGAAATTAAATCCTCACCCCTCTTATTTGGAATTATTTAAGTAGTTAGTGATTACCTACTGTGGATCTAGCTCTGTAACATGGAAGATGGGCAATAATATATCTATACAGATATATAGTTCACCTGTCTGGGCATAGTCCGTGTCTCTTTGGTAAGTAAAGGTTAACTAACACAAATCAAGAAGAATGTAAGGTAGTATATAATAAAGTGATCCAGAGGGTAACGCAGAGACACCTGGCATAAATACTCAAAGGTGCAATGATTTGCAATGATGATTTGCgcataagaaatagaatattattatccAAGAAATGTCTGATCAGaaaaggaggtggggagagatATAAAGGGAGAGTAAGGACAGAAGGATGGACCCCCTAAGCTACATTGGTGCCtgtgaaatgttaaaaaaaaaaaacatgcctcCTGGGCATTGGGTATAAGTAACCCTAGAAGGGTGGTAGTGTTCAGTAGGACTCTTTGTGAGCCTATAGACTCTAGAAAGTCAGGTCCTACTATCCTCCTCTAACTCTTGATATCTGCTCAGTCTCATGATAGGATATGGAAGGTCACTATCAAAAATCACACAGAGTGAGAATATCTTCACTTGCCTCATTGATGTGATCAGATATCCTTTTGAAATACTGGTGCCTAAATATAATCAAGTGCTGAATTATGGTGCTCATAGGAGAGACAAAGCAGTAAAAGATGATTCTCTAACCACAGTGCTGTCTAGCTGCCCCAATGAGTGTAATCTTTAAAGCTGGCAGGGTGAAATCACAGGAGGGGAGGTGAAAGGAGGAGTCCAAATGAATGCAGCAGAACATTAAGAAGATAATTGAGACAAACTGGACGACTCACTGTCCCCATGAGATGCTGGGCCCTGTGTCTTTTCTCAGATAGTCCTCCATCCTTGGCATATGTATTTCATCCGCACTCCCCATTTTCCCTGGTCCAGCAGAACATCCACAGCTGGGTATCCCCCTCAATGGGGGGGGGTCTTTCTCGGTTGGTGGCGGCAGGTGGGCAGAGGTGTGGGGATCCTCGTTGGGGGAGGAATCTTTGGGTATCCACCACCTGTATTGCCATATGAGCCCCGCCTCTGGTCTAGCCCAGGTGCTGGCATGTGCAGTTCCCCCCGTCCCACCCCTTCCAGATGAGAGCCCTTTTTACCCGTGCCAGGCACACCAagccctctctcttcttctgggTCTCTAGCTCTACCCTACAGTACTTcaaaatcaactacccagcacCGCTGAGTATATAGTAAGAGATTAAGCAGTGTCTCTATGTCTCGTGAAAGGgaattaaattcttttaaatggtAGTGCTGGATGAGGTGGAAAAATGTTGCATGGGGTGGGGGCTGGGATTGGTTGGAATGAGGTGGGAGTGGGATGTGGTGGAGATACGATCTGCCCCCTAACCTTCTTGGAGCATGCTCAGGCAGGGTAGGTGGTGGGAACAGCAAGTATTGGCCAAAGCTAGTCACCTCCAAGGTCGTGTATGGTTATCGATGGTGGAATAGATCGGGATTTGTCATGTGGTAAATGAGTGCTGAGGTGTTAGAGGGCAGATTGTACTCCATCTTAGCATGAGCTGAGATGCTAATGAATTTCCGTCTTCTGTGGCAGGTCCTTCCAAGAAATCCCACCCAGGTCGCAGTTTCTAACGCTCAGATCCAAATCTGGGAGTGCAGGCGGTCTGTTGAGAGGCACCGAGTGAGGCACAGAGAGGCTGAGACGCAGATTGGTGGCGGGCAGCAGCAGGCGGGTGGAGAGCCTTTGTTTAAAAGATGGCTCCCAAAAAGGATATCAAAAAGCGCCCCAAAAAGCCCAGATTCCAAGAGGGAGATCGTGTGCTGTGCTTCCGTGGGCCTTTCCTGTATAAAGCTGAGTGTTTGAATGTGTCTGTGAAATACAGGAAGGTGACATATCAAGTCCGTTACTCTGgggtgaaagaaaagaattccCTGAAGGCCGAGGTCACCGATCTTTCTCAGCCTGATCTTTGCCAGCCAAGCACCAGTGAGGCCTGGGACACTGCAGCCCTCGGTGCCGATGACTACGATGCTGGCCTGGCCTTCCAAAAGCGCCCCCCGCCCCAGGCTGAGTGGGAGAAGGAATGGATTCCACAAAGCAAATTACTCAAATACAACCCCGCCAATCTGAAGAAACTAAAAGATCTTAACCGAGCGAATCAGTGGCAATCTACAGAAGGGACCGCGTCAGGGCCAATTACCAGAGAAAAGGCCTCTTCTCTCCAGAAGAATAACGTTGAGGCCTCGGCCGTAGCAGCGCCCAGACGTACAATTGTCCGAAGAAACATCACTCAAGTCGAAGAGCCTAGCAGTACCATCGGTGATCAACCTAAACGAGGAAGAGGGCGTCCTCCTGGGAGTGGGCGCGGGCGTGCGCGTGTGGTGGTACCTCGGAAGAGACGGGTCCGCTTCAACCTTGCTGCAGATGACAACGCTGATGATGACCGCTATCAAAAATTCCTCAGAAACACCGAGGCCAAAGTCCGTATTCCCGAGGAACTGAAACCATGGCTTTTGGATGACTGGGACTTGATTGTTAAACAAAACCAGCTTTTTCATCTTCCTGCTAGGAAGACCGTGAATTCAATTTTGGATGACTACGAAGATTATGAAAGACTTTCAAGAAGTGCAGACGATAAGTGGATGCAAGATGTTAGTGAAGTGGTGATAGGGATCAAAGCCTACTTCAATGTCATCCTGGGCTCTCAACTGCTTTACAGATTTGAAAGACTACAATATGCTGAAATCCTGGCCAGTCTACCTAATGTGCCCATGTGTCAAATTTATGGAGCCCCACATCTGTTGAGATTATTTGTCAAAGTCGAAGAAATGCTGACCTATACACCTCTTCAGGAGCAGAATTTGGTTCTATTGTTACAGCATATGCATAGTTTCTTAGATTACTTCGCAAAAAATGTTTCCGTTTTGTTTAGTTCCAGCGAGTATGATGTTGCTCTTCCTGAGTATTATCGTATGGCTTTATTCTGATGGTCTATCACCATAGACCATCATATATCATCATAAAAGTGTTCACAAATGTTCAACTTGGATTTTGCTAGCTGAAGAGATgtagcagatgacacagaaaattGTACTTATGGCATACATGACCAATgttcttcaaaatttcttttttttaaaggctgtTTCAGTTGCTTTCCTTTTAGAACTGCTACTTGTTTACATACTAGTGAGTCATGTGGGATGTTATTTTACATTGACAAAACTACTTTAATTCTGTTGAACTTCTTTTACAATAAGCACTTCTAAAATCTGCCTTCCTGGGGAATACCAAAGCATCTAGTGCCAGAGGTTGAGCTTCTTATAAAGACTTACTCACTTGGGTTAATTTTCTTCCAC harbors:
- the LOC127542336 gene encoding mortality factor 4-like protein 1 — its product is MAPKKDIKKRPKKPRFQEGDRVLCFRGPFLYKAECLNVSVKYRKVTYQVRYSGVKEKNSLKAEVTDLSQPDLCQPSTSEAWDTAALGADDYDAGLAFQKRPPPQAEWEKEWIPQSKLLKYNPANLKKLKDLNRANQWQSTEGTASGPITREKASSLQKNNVEASAVAAPRRTIVRRNITQVEEPSSTIGDQPKRGRGRPPGSGRGRARVVVPRKRRVRFNLAADDNADDDRYQKFLRNTEAKVRIPEELKPWLLDDWDLIVKQNQLFHLPARKTVNSILDDYEDYERLSRSADDKWMQDVSEVVIGIKAYFNVILGSQLLYRFERLQYAEILASLPNVPMCQIYGAPHLLRLFVKVEEMLTYTPLQEQNLVLLLQHMHSFLDYFAKNVSVLFSSSEYDVALPEYYRMALF